From the genome of Carnobacterium viridans:
ACTTTTAGAACGCTCAAAAATCATTGAAAAACCTTCAGCATTAACGAAAAAAATAAGAGGAGATATTCAGTATTCCATTGAAAAATTTTCTTACCCTAAATCTGATGTTCCAACGTTAAAAGAGGTTCATTTTGAACTAAAACGTGGGCAAACGCTCGGCGTAGTAGGGAAAACAGGAGCTGGAAAAACCAGCATTTTCAAATTACTTTTAAGAGAATACGATCGTTATCGTGGACGTATTCTCTATGGGAATGAAGACATTAGAGACTACACGTTAGACGCCTTGCTGCAGCAAATCGGTTACGTACCACAAGATCAATTCTTATTTTCGACAAGTATCAAAGAAAATATTCGTTTTGCTAATCCAGAACTATCGCAAGAAGAGGTTGAAAAAGCAGCAGAGTTAACGGCCATTCATACCGATATCTTAGAAATGCCTAATGGGTATGACACAGTAGTCGGAGAACGAGGCGTTTCGTTATCGGGAGGCCAAAAACAACGGATCTCAATTGCTCGAGCGTTGATTATTAAACCTGAGCTGTTGATTCTAGATGATGCTCTATCTGCAGTAGATGCTAAAACTGAAGAGAGAATATTATCCGCTTTGAAAAAAGAGCGATCTGAACAAACAACGATTATAGCTGCTCATCGAATCAGCAGTGTTATGCATGCAGATGAAATTATCGTTATCGATAATGGTGAGGTTAGTGAACGAGGAACACATGCTGATTTACTCATTCAAAATGGATGGTATAAAGAGATGTTCGATAGTCAACAACTTGAACAGAAAATTGAAGGAGGTGCAGACTAATGGAACAAGAATCAACGTGGTCAAAATCATTTACTACTAAAGAACAAGTGACTATTTTAAGAAGAATCATTACGTTTGCTTCGCCTTTCAAAATTCAATTCGCAGCGGGTATCTTATTTGGTGTTTTGTTAGCTGTCACAAATATTATTTTGCCAAGAATCCTTCAAGTATTTATTGATAATTATTTATCAAAGGGAACGGCAACCAATCAGATCATCGGAATGTTTGCTTTGATTTATTTTGGCATGACGCTGGTAAAAATTATTTTTTGGTACCTTAACCTTTATTTATACAATATGGCTTCAGAACAAACAGTGGAAAATATTCGTAATGCAATTTTTAAAAAGTTGCACACTTTGGGTATGCGTTTCTTTGACCAAACTCCTGCGGGCTCAATCGTTACGAGAGTAACAAATGACACAGAAACCATTAAAGAGTTTTGGTCGGTATTTCTGACTATTATACAAGGGATGCTTGGTGTTATCACATCTCTTATTGCTATGATGCTGTTGAATGTCCAAATCTCTCTATGGATTGTTGCGTTGATTCCAGTATTAGGAGTGGTCATTTGGTATTATCAAAAGTTTAGTTCAAGATTGTACCGAAATATGAGAGAAAAATTAAGTTTGTTAAATTCAAAATTAGCTGAATCAGTTAATGGAATGAGTATCATCCAACAATTTCGTCAAGAAAAAAGATTGCAAAAAGAGTTTGATGAAACGAACATGGAGTATTACAAACTGCGTTATGCAATGGTAAAGACAAATTCAATTTTATTAAGTCCAGTCATTGATTTCCTATATACCCTTTCACTAATTCTTATTTTAGGTTTTTTTGGATATGATTCGTTAAACGGACCAATAAGTGTAGGGGTTATTTATGCATTCACATCCTATGCGCGCAATTTCTTTAATCCTATGACAAGCATGATGGACAGCTTGAGTATCTTTCAAGATGGTATTGTTTCAAGTAGTCGAGTGTTGAATGTACTAGATAATGATGAATATACACCGCAACAACACAAAACAGCAGACGCTGAAATTCAAGCTGCTAAAATTGAGTTTAAACATGTGAGTTTTTCTTATGATGGGAAACACAATGTATTAA
Proteins encoded in this window:
- a CDS encoding ABC transporter ATP-binding protein — encoded protein: MEQESTWSKSFTTKEQVTILRRIITFASPFKIQFAAGILFGVLLAVTNIILPRILQVFIDNYLSKGTATNQIIGMFALIYFGMTLVKIIFWYLNLYLYNMASEQTVENIRNAIFKKLHTLGMRFFDQTPAGSIVTRVTNDTETIKEFWSVFLTIIQGMLGVITSLIAMMLLNVQISLWIVALIPVLGVVIWYYQKFSSRLYRNMREKLSLLNSKLAESVNGMSIIQQFRQEKRLQKEFDETNMEYYKLRYAMVKTNSILLSPVIDFLYTLSLILILGFFGYDSLNGPISVGVIYAFTSYARNFFNPMTSMMDSLSIFQDGIVSSSRVLNVLDNDEYTPQQHKTADAEIQAAKIEFKHVSFSYDGKHNVLNDISFVALPGQTVALVGHTGSGKSSIINVMMRFYEFFEGEILIDDVPIKNYPIKELRKKMGLVLQDSFLFYGTIKDNIRLKNPAITDFQIEEAAQFVQADTFIEKLANQYDSKVIERGASYSTGQKQLISFASTIVTDPKILILDEATANIDTETETLIQEGLRKMRKGRTTLAIAHRLSTIRDADLILVLDHGRIVERGNHDELIQQNGIYYDMYRLQNSGLQNEDSMSENI